A single region of the Lineus longissimus chromosome 14, tnLinLong1.2, whole genome shotgun sequence genome encodes:
- the LOC135498831 gene encoding uncharacterized protein LOC135498831 yields the protein MGKGRATTCACVCKIDKGFLTPNGILKIIETVINIICLILTADTKYWSAGCIQGYSFQSIQTATDLQNYINSCNSTREFALATAAIFFVLTLLLFLLFLFCVPDMAGGRKVWNIIDLVHDVIAMIFYLVSFILACVYAYGVGGMIALAIFCLLNLIAYIISLVFAVMDLKGKTVVKVTTT from the exons ATGGGAAAGGGACGTGCCACCACATGTGCTTGTGTGTGTAAGATAGACAAGGGCTTCCTGACACCAAACGGGATCTTAAAGATCATAGAAACG GTTATCAACATCATCTGCCTGATCCTTACAGCAGATACGAAATACTGGAGCGCCGGTTGTATCCAAGGCTATTCCTTTCAAAGTATACAGACCGCTACCGATCTGCAGAATTACATTAACTCATGTAATTCGACAAGAGAATTCGCCTTAGCAACAGCGGCCATTTTCTTTGTGTTGACGCTGCTGCTCTTCCTGTTGTTTTTGTTCTGCGTCCCTGACATGGCGGGTGGGAGGAAAGTATGGAATATAATC GACTTGGTCCATGATGTCATAGCCATGATTTTCTACCTCGTCTCGTTCATCTTGGCTTGCGTGTATGCGTATGGCGTTGGCGGTATGATAGCTCTTGCG ATCTTCTGCCTGCTGAACCTCATCGCTTACATCATCAGTTTAGTCTTCGCCGTGATGGACCTGAAGGGAAAGACGGTGGTCAAAGTCACCACGACATAA
- the LOC135498954 gene encoding small proline-rich protein 3-like encodes MAIGLAKKDDADNVPYEVGCHTQDARMSGCQDVRMPGCQDVRMPGCQDARMPGCQDARMPGCQDARMPGCQDVRMPGCQDARMPGCGWSPSGNRLIQRVEYYTRRKGVDTTFQ; translated from the exons ATGGCGATTGGTTTGGCAAAGAAGGACGACGCGGACAATGTACCATACGAG GTGGGATGTCATACACAGGATGCCAGGATGTCAGGATGCCAGGATGTCAGGATGCCAGGATGCCAGGATGTCAGGATGCCAGGATGTCAGGATGCCAGGATGCCAGGATGTCAGGATGCCAGGATGCCAGGATGCCAGGATGCCAGGATGCCAGGATGCCAGGATGTCAGGATGCCAGGATGCCAGGATGCCAGGATGCCAGGATGCGGATGGAGTCCATCAGGGAATCGGCTGATACAGCGGGTAGAATACTACACACG GAGGAAAGGCGTGGACACCACGttccaatga
- the LOC135498728 gene encoding uncharacterized protein LOC135498728, with product MGPRKQTVDSTVVVEDVVAEETNTKKKKKNKVEFEDLAFDGRFLFPKGTLKLAQTMLNITCISLAATHWHCQVHTTNNDVRVLSFSMLNYTRQNDLELCMSSGQLALAFSVMYLPTTVILFLASLLSIPEKFGGKEIWLFIDLVHDVIATLFLLISIILACVTITGGTYAGMTSFLVSMLFVNMVVYIISAVLTVIEIIGGIETRRKEPRRNSAPPSGQRQRQNEPAIIARGAGDPHDDVIIIPVPRLKQSPGKDKEQRRQRGKSHS from the exons ATGGGACCAAGGAAACAAACCGTGGATTCCACGGTCGTCGTGGAAGATGTTGTTGCAGAGGAGACGAAtacgaaaaagaagaagaagaataaagTGGAATTTGAGGACTTGGCTTTTGATGGGAGGTTTTTGTTTCCCAAAGGAACTCTAAAGCTTGCCCAAACG ATGTTGAATATCACATGCATAAGCCTGGCAGCAACACACTGGCACTGCCAAGTCCACACGACGAACAACGACGTCCGGGTACTTTCTTTCTCGATGTTGAACTACACGCGGCAAAACGACCTTGAACTTTGCATGTCTTCTGGCCAGCTGGCCTTGGCGTTCTCGGTGATGTATCTACCAACCACAGTCATACTCTTCCTCGCCTCCCTGTTATCAATCCCGGAGAAGTTCGGGGGAAAGGAAATATGGTTGTTTATT GATTTGGTCCATGACGTCATAGCCACACTGTTCCTCCTAATTTCGATCATTTTGGCCTGTGTTACTATAACTGGTGGGACGTATGCTGGTATGACGTCATTCTTAGTG AGCATGCTCTTTGTGAATATGGTCGTATACATTATCAGTGCTGTGCTAACTGTAATCGAAATCATTGGCGGGATCGAAACGAGACGAAAAGAACCTAGGAGAAACAGCGCGCCTCCTAGCGGACAGAGACAGAGGCAGAATGAGCCTGCAATTATAGCAAGAGGAGCGGGTGATCCGCACGATGATGTCATAATCATCCCTGTCCCCAGGTTGAAACAAAGTCCTGGCAAAGACAAAGAACAGAGAAGACAAAGGGGAAAATCACATTCGTAA